In Promicromonospora sp. Populi, one genomic interval encodes:
- the wecC gene encoding UDP-N-acetyl-D-mannosamine dehydrogenase, producing MGISTVAVIGLGYIGLPTAAILADSGLSVLGIDINLDTVDAVNRGEVPFVEPDLAGYVKGAVSAGRLRAAASPEPADAFIVAVPTPIEAEHEPDLSYIEAAARALAPKLAGGELVILESTSPPGATRKMAAWILDERPDLSLDGADDKPVIHVAHCPERVLPGQVMVELVTNDRIVGGLTPEAAERARDLYQVFCQGEILLTDSVTAETAKLVENSFRDVNIAFANELSMIADRIGIDVWELIRLANRHPRVNILQPGPGVGGHCIAVDPWFIVDAAPEEARLIRTAREVNDAKPRWVLHKVLDAVAGSVSPVIAAYGLAFKPNIDDLRESPAVEIVRELAVTFPHAEVLVVEPHVRALPDQLAGFGNVRLVDAAEALDRGDVQVLLVDHTAFRSLVRELVAQQLIDTRGMTSAQRA from the coding sequence ATGGGAATCAGCACGGTCGCCGTGATCGGCCTGGGCTACATCGGGCTCCCCACGGCCGCGATCCTCGCGGACAGCGGTCTCAGCGTGCTCGGCATCGACATCAACCTCGACACCGTGGACGCCGTGAACCGCGGCGAGGTGCCCTTTGTGGAGCCGGACCTCGCCGGGTACGTCAAGGGCGCGGTCTCCGCCGGGCGGCTCCGGGCGGCTGCGTCGCCCGAGCCGGCCGACGCGTTCATCGTCGCCGTTCCGACGCCGATCGAGGCCGAGCACGAGCCCGACCTGAGCTACATCGAGGCTGCCGCCAGGGCGCTCGCGCCGAAGCTGGCCGGCGGGGAGCTCGTCATCCTCGAGTCGACGTCGCCTCCCGGCGCGACCCGGAAGATGGCCGCCTGGATCCTCGACGAGCGGCCCGACCTGAGCCTCGACGGCGCCGACGACAAGCCGGTGATCCACGTGGCGCACTGCCCGGAACGGGTGCTGCCCGGGCAGGTCATGGTCGAGCTGGTGACCAACGACCGGATAGTCGGCGGCCTGACGCCGGAGGCCGCCGAGCGGGCCCGCGACCTGTACCAGGTGTTCTGCCAGGGCGAGATCCTGCTCACCGACTCCGTCACCGCCGAGACGGCGAAGCTCGTGGAGAACTCGTTCCGCGACGTCAACATCGCGTTCGCCAACGAGCTCTCCATGATCGCCGACCGGATCGGCATCGACGTGTGGGAGCTCATCCGCCTGGCGAACCGCCACCCGCGTGTGAACATCCTGCAGCCCGGCCCGGGCGTGGGCGGGCACTGCATAGCGGTGGACCCGTGGTTCATCGTCGACGCCGCACCCGAGGAGGCGCGCCTCATCCGGACGGCGCGCGAGGTGAACGACGCCAAGCCCCGTTGGGTGCTGCACAAGGTGCTCGACGCCGTGGCCGGGTCGGTGTCGCCGGTGATCGCCGCCTACGGCCTGGCGTTCAAGCCGAACATCGACGACCTGCGCGAATCACCGGCGGTCGAGATCGTGCGGGAGCTGGCGGTGACGTTCCCGCACGCGGAGGTGCTCGTGGTGGAGCCGCACGTGCGGGCGCTCCCGGACCAGCTCGCCGGGTTCGGCAACGTGCGGCTGGTCGATGCCGCCGAGGCGCTCGATCGGGGAGATGTCCAGGTGCTGCTGGTGGACCACACGGCGTTCCGCAGCCTGGTGCGGGAGCTCGTGGCCCAGCAGCTGATCGATACGCGCGGGATGACGTCGGCCCAGCGTGCCTGA
- a CDS encoding glycosyltransferase — MARISVFPYWTTNPYLNMLYMEARSRGWRVDGKWRYHELLKELAVLEAGDIMHIHWTSPVAERVKDAAEFRARIARLDGALADARARGVNVFWTVHNTLSHDSAYHAEEVELAKVLARRASRIVILNAQTRNVVSEYYELPAEKVRRVRHASYWGVYEPSPGRRAARRRIGTIPPGDLVVGIVGGIRPYKGLGDLLTAAGRLAERNPRVSMLLAGGTTADAMAEIEGAMPGNVTVHRRHGQLTDDEVVTWASACDLFALPYTRILNSGSMLLAATLGVPCVVPGEPHLLAEYGDEPWVEFFDVDATSRVDALADAVERGLDRQGGARARAAEQFAASYTMHDMAVDFAELLPR, encoded by the coding sequence GTGGCGAGGATCAGCGTCTTCCCCTACTGGACCACCAACCCGTACCTGAACATGCTCTACATGGAGGCCCGCTCGCGCGGCTGGCGCGTCGACGGGAAGTGGCGTTACCACGAGCTGCTCAAGGAGCTCGCGGTGCTAGAGGCCGGCGACATCATGCACATCCACTGGACGAGCCCCGTCGCCGAGCGAGTGAAGGACGCGGCGGAGTTCCGGGCGCGCATCGCGCGGCTCGACGGCGCGCTGGCCGACGCCCGGGCCCGCGGGGTGAACGTGTTCTGGACCGTGCACAACACCCTCTCCCACGACTCCGCGTACCACGCCGAGGAGGTCGAGCTCGCGAAGGTGCTCGCCCGCCGGGCGTCGCGGATCGTCATCCTCAACGCGCAGACGCGGAACGTGGTGTCCGAGTACTACGAGCTCCCGGCCGAGAAGGTGCGCCGGGTGCGGCACGCGAGCTACTGGGGCGTCTACGAGCCGTCGCCAGGGCGCCGGGCCGCGCGGCGCCGGATCGGCACCATCCCGCCCGGCGACCTGGTGGTCGGGATAGTGGGCGGCATCCGCCCGTACAAGGGGCTCGGCGACCTCCTGACGGCGGCGGGCCGGCTCGCCGAACGAAATCCCCGCGTCTCGATGCTGCTGGCCGGCGGCACCACTGCGGACGCGATGGCGGAGATCGAGGGGGCGATGCCGGGAAACGTCACGGTGCACCGGCGCCACGGACAGCTCACCGACGACGAGGTGGTCACCTGGGCCTCGGCCTGCGACCTGTTCGCCCTGCCGTACACGCGGATCCTGAACTCGGGGAGCATGCTGCTGGCCGCCACCCTCGGCGTCCCCTGCGTGGTCCCGGGTGAGCCGCACCTGCTCGCGGAGTACGGCGACGAGCCGTGGGTGGAGTTCTTCGACGTCGACGCCACGTCGCGCGTGGACGCGCTGGCCGACGCCGTCGAGCGCGGGCTGGACCGGCAGGGCGGCGCGCGGGCCCGGGCCGCCGAGCAGTTCGCGGCGTCGTACACGATGCACGACATGGCCGTGGACTTCGCGGAGCTGCTGCCGAGATGA
- a CDS encoding polysaccharide pyruvyl transferase family protein — protein sequence MCPTSTTRATSPRRPGKYELETLDPQDHVDSVLLQIASSRFVISTSLHAVIVAEALGIPARFVRSLHEHPFKYRDYLAGTGRAFEPIAGTVEEALVLGGQPAPEFDADALLEAFPWELWSSGDAALWAAARRGPESADDRDRAWFAAMESSHAGSVDRARIEYLRLLRAFINDDGDTGAAELAELRQWHYAEVAPESLPTELRSLDAAVRTFSVARIEQAARRVRDGLRAVAYAAVPRPRGTVLSLALLLADTQTPIAEVRIRNEALGEQVSVPQHVLPVGTAQLDLDVVLPVTWGAVEAAQCLVSVEYDDGSVHTTELTWSEALPRLASEPAPARRLTFAGAQEQER from the coding sequence TTGTGCCCAACTTCAACGACAAGGGCGACGTCTCCTCGGCGGCCTGGCAAGTACGAGCTGGAGACCCTCGACCCGCAGGACCACGTGGACTCGGTGCTCCTGCAGATCGCGTCCAGCCGGTTTGTGATCAGCACGTCGCTGCACGCCGTCATCGTCGCGGAGGCGCTCGGGATCCCGGCGCGTTTTGTGCGGTCCCTGCACGAGCACCCGTTCAAGTACCGCGACTACCTCGCCGGCACGGGCCGGGCGTTCGAGCCGATCGCCGGGACGGTCGAGGAGGCGCTCGTGCTCGGAGGCCAGCCCGCCCCCGAGTTCGACGCGGACGCGCTGCTCGAGGCGTTCCCCTGGGAGCTGTGGTCATCGGGCGACGCAGCGCTCTGGGCAGCCGCGCGGCGCGGACCCGAGAGCGCTGACGACCGGGACCGGGCCTGGTTCGCGGCCATGGAGAGCTCGCATGCCGGGTCGGTCGACCGCGCGCGGATCGAGTACCTGCGGCTCCTGCGGGCCTTCATCAACGACGACGGCGACACCGGCGCGGCCGAGCTGGCAGAGCTGCGGCAGTGGCACTACGCCGAGGTCGCGCCGGAGTCGTTGCCGACCGAGCTGCGCAGCCTCGACGCGGCGGTGCGCACGTTCTCCGTCGCGCGGATCGAGCAGGCCGCCCGGCGGGTCCGGGACGGGCTGCGCGCCGTGGCGTACGCCGCGGTGCCGCGTCCGCGGGGGACGGTGCTGAGCCTCGCGCTCCTGCTGGCCGACACGCAGACCCCGATCGCCGAGGTACGGATCAGGAACGAGGCGCTCGGTGAGCAGGTCAGCGTGCCGCAGCACGTGCTGCCCGTCGGGACCGCGCAGCTCGACCTCGACGTCGTCCTGCCGGTCACGTGGGGTGCGGTGGAGGCCGCGCAGTGCCTGGTCTCGGTCGAGTACGACGACGGGAGCGTCCACACGACCGAGCTGACCTGGTCCGAGGCCCTGCCCCGGCTCGCGTCCGAACCGGCACCGGCCAGGCGGCTGACCTTTGCCGGCGCCCAGGAACAGGAGCGCTGA
- a CDS encoding glycosyltransferase, whose amino-acid sequence MIDRVEGRVRALRRALWHIRHGGVDQLRTHLRRERAGLAPRPGTARVTRQGLTFDPWPALPASASADDPAGRRALRVGVILDDFSRMAFAPEWDQVLLSPTSWRADVDAGLDLLFVESAWHGNRDGWQYHLTGPTAPRPALVQLVEACRAAGVPTVFWNKEDPVHFEDFLDSARLFDRVYTTDVGRVPAYVEALGHDRVGVLEFAAQPAIHNPVRLHGEGPHRDVAFAGMYFAHKYPERRAQMDLLLGGALDASARMEHGLEIFSRFRGADEKYQFPPPLDQRVVGSLDYDRMLTAYRDYRVFLNVNSVVDSPSMCARRIFEITASGTPVVSTPSAAVGEYFPADEVFVVADRDSAAATVRALVRSPELRDRAVHKGQRRIWREHTYSARARKVLHSVGLAESPAVPRPTVTALVSTNRPHQLDHVLGQLGAQDGVDLQVALLTHGFEPDAADIEARAKDAGVQDLVLRSAGAEVPLGDCLNLLLDAADGDVVAKIDDDDLYGPQYLSDQLYALAYSGADVVGKQAHYMYLAGQDLTMLRFADREHRYTDRVMGPTIVARRALASDVRFSAVSRGEDTRFLADVVAAGGVVYSADRFNFVQVRGAAGVRHSWDVSDAELLASGTVKIYGRAAAHVMF is encoded by the coding sequence GTGATCGACCGTGTCGAGGGCCGGGTGCGTGCGCTACGCCGAGCCCTCTGGCACATCCGGCACGGCGGTGTGGACCAGCTCCGGACGCACCTGCGCCGGGAACGCGCGGGGCTAGCCCCGCGGCCGGGAACGGCCCGCGTCACGCGCCAGGGCCTGACGTTCGACCCGTGGCCGGCGCTCCCGGCGTCGGCGTCGGCGGACGACCCTGCCGGGCGACGCGCCCTGCGCGTCGGTGTGATCCTCGACGACTTCTCCCGGATGGCGTTCGCCCCCGAGTGGGACCAGGTCCTGCTGTCGCCGACGAGCTGGCGCGCAGACGTGGACGCGGGGCTGGACCTGCTGTTCGTCGAGTCGGCGTGGCACGGCAATCGCGACGGGTGGCAGTACCACCTCACCGGCCCGACGGCGCCCCGCCCCGCCCTTGTGCAGCTCGTCGAGGCGTGCCGCGCCGCGGGGGTGCCGACGGTCTTCTGGAACAAGGAGGACCCGGTCCACTTCGAGGACTTCCTCGACTCGGCCCGGCTGTTCGACCGCGTGTACACGACCGACGTGGGCCGGGTGCCGGCCTACGTCGAGGCGCTCGGCCACGACCGTGTGGGTGTGCTCGAGTTCGCGGCGCAGCCGGCGATCCACAACCCGGTACGGCTCCACGGCGAGGGTCCGCACCGCGACGTGGCGTTCGCCGGGATGTACTTCGCGCACAAGTACCCGGAGCGGCGCGCGCAGATGGACCTGCTGCTCGGCGGCGCGCTCGATGCGTCGGCGAGGATGGAGCACGGCCTCGAGATCTTCTCCCGGTTCCGCGGCGCGGACGAGAAGTACCAGTTCCCGCCGCCGCTGGACCAGCGGGTGGTCGGGTCGCTCGACTACGACCGGATGCTCACCGCGTACCGCGACTACCGGGTCTTCCTGAACGTGAACTCGGTGGTGGACTCCCCGAGCATGTGCGCGCGGCGGATCTTCGAGATCACCGCGAGCGGCACGCCGGTCGTCTCCACGCCGAGCGCCGCCGTGGGGGAGTACTTCCCGGCCGACGAGGTCTTTGTGGTCGCCGACCGGGACTCGGCGGCCGCCACCGTGCGGGCGCTGGTGCGGTCCCCGGAGCTGCGCGATCGTGCGGTGCACAAGGGGCAGCGCCGCATCTGGCGTGAGCACACCTACTCGGCCCGTGCGCGGAAGGTGTTGCACTCGGTGGGCCTGGCCGAGTCCCCGGCGGTCCCGCGACCGACCGTGACGGCCCTGGTCTCGACCAACCGGCCGCACCAGCTTGACCACGTGCTCGGGCAGCTCGGCGCGCAGGACGGCGTGGACCTGCAGGTCGCGCTGCTGACGCACGGGTTCGAGCCCGACGCGGCCGACATCGAGGCGCGCGCGAAGGATGCGGGCGTCCAGGACCTGGTCCTGCGCTCCGCCGGGGCGGAGGTCCCGCTGGGCGACTGCCTCAACCTCCTGCTCGACGCCGCGGACGGCGACGTGGTCGCCAAGATCGACGACGACGACCTGTACGGCCCGCAGTACCTGTCCGACCAGCTCTACGCGCTGGCCTACTCGGGCGCCGACGTGGTGGGCAAGCAGGCGCACTACATGTACCTCGCCGGCCAGGACCTGACGATGCTCAGGTTCGCCGACCGCGAGCACCGGTACACCGACCGGGTCATGGGCCCAACGATTGTCGCGCGCCGGGCGTTGGCCTCAGATGTGCGGTTCTCCGCGGTGTCGCGCGGCGAGGACACGAGGTTCCTGGCGGACGTCGTGGCGGCCGGCGGGGTCGTGTACTCGGCCGACCGATTCAACTTCGTCCAGGTGCGTGGTGCCGCCGGGGTGCGGCACTCCTGGGACGTGTCAGATGCCGAGCTGCTCGCGAGCGGCACGGTCAAGATCTACGGACGTGCGGCTGCGCACGTCATGTTCTGA
- a CDS encoding glycosyltransferase family 2 protein, with protein sequence MGTPGARVEQTPLLSVVVPVYGVERYLDDCLNSILGQGVPQEIIVVVDGSPDRSVVIAREFAAAYDEVRVVENPVNVGLGAARNIGLGHARGTYVTFPDSDDIVAPGAYAALVASLERSGSDFATAYADEFGTSSGRHRYWTTRPAVYDTGAEGVTLADFPELVYDHTAWTKVFRREFLVHQDIRWPEATKCEDVVPSMRAYASAAAFDVVPQCLYLYRRRPGSITTGLASTRTILEWAVQVREALRVLKGADVPEAVQLFVEKVLRYEVASRIKPLSVADGETRATVASFVAELLEASDAATLRRVQPATVTAALELLGRTEPETPSPAPAAHGAPTANAGPMISVVLPTFDVGPWIDACIGSVLAQTMGDLELIVVDDHSTDGTWEKVLDWARRDTRVVAVRNPGSGGAQARNAGLELAAGRYVIFCDGDDLVPRHAYRSLLDLAEHSGADVTVGGFQRVWTSTTWSDPGMYGLDRRLERTTLDLNPRLIRNRTCWNRLIRREFWAEHKLHFPTTPRGNDMLPMTAAMLFAQSIAVTPEVVYHYRARPGGSSMTARLGDVRSLIGYFVQERLCAVLVADDDRSMLAREYWHAALGSDAWATLGKLLRDGLDDLGKEDRAAVSDAVAGLVLMAPFDALERIGARRALVFHLAAHGHLDLARIVWEREVGKRPAGAPDTISALAEALSTAMANGIDRRLVGRIWRDEVMRPFIDAAHAWDDELAERLMVFASRVDPVVPLRSTAAPATREVRVAEALLHGEVKDVWREAQRNPYKYRPKFAATVAGLRGRVLHLRGDGPVRPGVRVLRLEALGSEGKRRDVHRQRLFGQVSVTEAGWFVDADLAALEPGYDWRLRVVVEDAFGELELPVRIQWPGRTSSLSVVRPMRIAGDQELGLRTFASGPARVATAVRWRSVRVGRRAKQLRVYRAVEWRILRARKIRQKAALQNASRRDNA encoded by the coding sequence ATGGGGACTCCCGGAGCACGGGTCGAGCAGACACCGCTCCTGTCGGTAGTGGTGCCGGTCTACGGGGTGGAGAGATACCTCGACGACTGCTTGAACAGCATCCTCGGCCAGGGCGTCCCGCAGGAGATCATCGTCGTCGTCGACGGGTCGCCAGACCGTTCGGTAGTCATCGCGCGGGAGTTCGCGGCTGCGTACGACGAGGTCCGCGTGGTGGAGAATCCCGTCAACGTGGGGCTGGGCGCCGCGCGCAACATCGGCCTCGGCCACGCGCGGGGAACGTACGTGACCTTCCCGGACAGCGACGACATCGTCGCGCCGGGGGCGTACGCGGCGCTGGTCGCCTCGCTCGAGCGGTCCGGCTCGGACTTCGCTACCGCCTACGCGGACGAGTTCGGCACGTCGTCGGGCAGACACCGGTACTGGACCACGCGGCCGGCCGTGTACGACACGGGCGCGGAGGGCGTGACCCTGGCCGACTTCCCGGAGCTGGTCTACGACCACACCGCCTGGACCAAGGTGTTCCGACGCGAGTTCCTGGTGCACCAGGACATCCGGTGGCCCGAGGCCACCAAGTGCGAGGACGTCGTGCCGTCGATGCGTGCCTATGCCAGCGCGGCGGCCTTCGACGTCGTGCCCCAGTGCCTGTATCTGTACCGACGCCGGCCGGGGTCCATCACCACCGGGCTCGCCTCGACCCGGACCATCCTGGAGTGGGCGGTCCAGGTCCGGGAAGCTCTGCGTGTGCTCAAGGGCGCGGACGTGCCGGAAGCGGTCCAGCTCTTCGTGGAGAAGGTGCTGCGCTACGAGGTCGCCTCCCGGATCAAGCCGTTGAGCGTGGCCGATGGCGAGACGCGTGCGACCGTCGCGTCCTTCGTGGCGGAGCTGCTGGAGGCGAGCGACGCCGCGACCCTGCGCAGGGTGCAGCCGGCGACCGTTACGGCGGCCCTGGAGCTGCTGGGCCGGACCGAGCCCGAGACCCCGAGCCCGGCTCCGGCGGCGCACGGGGCTCCAACGGCAAACGCGGGGCCGATGATCTCGGTGGTCCTGCCCACGTTCGACGTCGGCCCGTGGATCGACGCGTGCATCGGTTCCGTGCTGGCGCAGACGATGGGTGACCTCGAGCTGATCGTCGTGGACGATCACTCGACGGACGGCACCTGGGAGAAGGTCCTCGACTGGGCGCGCCGGGACACCCGGGTGGTAGCGGTGCGCAACCCCGGCAGCGGAGGCGCGCAGGCCAGGAACGCCGGGCTCGAGCTGGCCGCCGGCCGGTACGTCATCTTCTGCGACGGCGACGACCTCGTGCCGCGCCACGCCTACCGCTCGCTGCTGGACCTGGCGGAGCACAGCGGGGCCGACGTGACCGTGGGCGGCTTCCAGCGGGTCTGGACCTCGACGACCTGGAGCGACCCCGGGATGTACGGGCTGGACCGCCGGCTCGAGCGGACGACCCTCGACCTCAACCCCCGCCTGATCCGGAACCGGACGTGCTGGAACAGGCTCATCCGCCGGGAGTTCTGGGCCGAGCACAAGCTGCACTTCCCGACCACACCCCGTGGCAACGACATGCTCCCCATGACCGCCGCGATGCTGTTCGCGCAGAGCATCGCCGTGACGCCCGAGGTGGTCTATCACTACCGCGCGCGCCCCGGTGGGAGCTCGATGACGGCGCGCCTCGGCGACGTGCGGTCGCTGATCGGCTACTTCGTGCAGGAACGTCTCTGTGCGGTGCTGGTGGCGGACGACGACAGGAGCATGCTCGCCCGCGAGTACTGGCACGCGGCGCTCGGCTCCGACGCCTGGGCGACGCTCGGGAAGCTGCTGCGGGACGGGCTGGACGATCTCGGCAAGGAGGACCGTGCCGCGGTGTCGGACGCCGTGGCCGGACTCGTCCTGATGGCGCCCTTCGACGCGCTGGAGCGGATCGGCGCGCGGCGCGCTCTGGTCTTCCACCTGGCCGCGCACGGTCACCTCGACCTGGCGCGGATCGTCTGGGAACGCGAGGTCGGCAAGCGACCCGCTGGTGCGCCGGACACGATCTCGGCGCTCGCCGAGGCCCTCTCGACCGCCATGGCCAACGGGATCGACCGGCGCCTGGTCGGGCGGATCTGGCGGGACGAGGTCATGCGCCCGTTCATCGACGCCGCCCATGCCTGGGACGACGAGCTCGCCGAGCGGCTGATGGTGTTCGCGAGCAGGGTCGATCCCGTGGTTCCGCTGCGGTCGACGGCCGCCCCGGCGACGCGAGAGGTGCGCGTCGCGGAGGCGCTGCTGCACGGCGAGGTGAAGGACGTCTGGCGCGAGGCCCAGCGCAACCCTTACAAGTACCGGCCGAAGTTCGCCGCCACCGTCGCGGGGCTGCGGGGCCGGGTGCTGCACCTGAGGGGCGACGGGCCGGTTCGCCCGGGGGTGCGGGTGCTCCGGCTGGAGGCGCTCGGCTCCGAGGGCAAGCGGCGGGACGTGCACCGGCAGCGGCTCTTCGGCCAGGTATCGGTGACCGAGGCGGGCTGGTTCGTCGACGCGGATCTCGCGGCCCTGGAGCCCGGTTACGACTGGCGGCTTCGAGTGGTCGTCGAGGATGCGTTCGGCGAGCTCGAGCTGCCGGTCCGCATCCAGTGGCCGGGCCGTACCTCGTCGCTGAGCGTGGTCCGGCCCATGCGGATCGCGGGTGACCAGGAGCTCGGGCTGCGCACCTTTGCTTCCGGACCGGCACGGGTCGCGACGGCGGTCCGCTGGCGCAGCGTCCGGGTCGGCCGCCGCGCCAAGCAGCTGCGCGTCTATCGCGCCGTCGAGTGGCGCATCCTGCGCGCCCGCAAGATCCGCCAGAAGGCTGCCCTGCAGAACGCGTCCCGGAGAGACAATGCCTGA